The Medicago truncatula cultivar Jemalong A17 chromosome 4, MtrunA17r5.0-ANR, whole genome shotgun sequence genome includes a region encoding these proteins:
- the LOC112421285 gene encoding F-box protein SKIP2 — protein MGQSPSTAVPSPSLDVNRFRYGDGNGYGNGVSSDDFINGVNYSEEIPDECLAGILHFLDAGDRKSCSVVCKRWFRVEGESRQRLSLNAEAKLVDIVPSLFNRYDSVTKLALRCNKKSTSINDDALILISLRCKNLTRLKLRACREVTEIGMLGLARNCKNLKKLSVVSCLFGVKGIRAVVDNSNVLEELSVKRLRGVNDVNEVNEEGVESGCGNGSSSLKSICLKELVNGHSFAPLIIGSRKLQTLKLIRCIGDWDSMLGTVGKMNSGLVEIHLEKVQVSDVGLVGISKCLKLETLHLVKTPECSDHGLVVIAERCRMLKKLHIDGWRTNRIGDEGLVSVARNCPNLQELVLIAMYPTSLSLGAIASCCLGLERFALCGIGTVTDADIECIASKCVALKKLCIKGCPVTNVGIAAFASGCPNLVKLKVRKCVKVTGEAAGWLRLKRSSLAINFDHSQVEAMDGSGSDVGVQETTMAFLQNDTEVTLIDEPSSSSNNNNRLSMFRTKFGFLVGRNFVPCAFRRWANVDDTIDDSSFS, from the coding sequence atggGACAATCACCGTCCACCGCCGTTCCGTCACCGTCACTAGACGTTAACCGATTCCGTTACGGTGACGGCAACGGATACGGTAACGGTGTTTCTTCCGATGATTTCATCAACGGTGTGAATTACTCGGAGGAAATTCCTGATGAATGCTTAGCCGGGATACTTCACTTCCTCGACGCCGGCGATCGGAAAAGCTGCTCTGTCGTGTGCAAACGGTGGTTCCGTGTGGAAGGTGAAAGCCGGCAGCGGCTTTCACTAAACGCGGAGGCGAAATTGGTAGACATCGTTCCTTCGTTGTTCAATCGTTACGATTCTGTTACGAAGCTTGCGCTTcgttgtaacaaaaaatcaacGAGTATAAACGATGATGCTTTGATTCTGATCTCGCTTCGTTGTAAGAATCTCACGCGCTTGAAACTTCGCGCGTGTAGGGAAGTTACTGAGATTGGGATGTTAGGGTTAGCGAGAAATTGTAAGAATTTGAAGAAGCTTTCTGTTGTTTCGTGTTTGTTTGGTGTTAAGGGTATTCGTGCTGTTGTTGATAATAGTAATGTTCTTGAGGAACTTTCTGTTAAGAGGCTTCGTGGTGTTAACGATGTTAACGAGGTTAATGAGGAAGGTGTTGAATCGGGTTGTGGTAATGGGTCATCTTCGTTGAAATCAATTTGTTTGAAGGAGCTTGTTAACGGGCACTCGTTTGCTCCATTGATAATTGGTTCGAGAAAGCTTCAAACTCTGAAGTTGATTCGGTGTATTGGTGATTGGGATTCGATGCTTGGGACGGTGGGGAAGATGAATTCTGGGTTGGTTGAGATTCATCTGGAGAAGGTTCAAGTTAGTGATGTGGGTCTTGTTGGGATTTCCAAGTGTTTGAAGTTGGAAACTTTGCATCTTGTGAAAACACCTGAGTGTTCAGATCATGGTCTTGTTGTCATTGCTGAGCGTTGCAGGATGTTGAAAAAGCTTCACATTGATGGGTGGAGGACTAACAGAATTGGTGATGAGGGTTTGGTTTCGGTCGCGAGAAACTGTCCTAACTTGCAAGAGCTTGTGTTGATTGCTATGTATCCTACGTCGTTGAGTTTGGGAGCAATTGCTTCGTGTTGTCTGGGTTTGGAAAGGTTTGCTCTTTGTGGGATTGGAACTGTTACTGATGCTGATATTGAGTGCATTGCTTCTAAGTGTGTGGCACTTAAGAAACTGTGCATTAAGGGTTGTCCTGTGACTAATGTTGGcattgctgcttttgcttctgGGTGTCCTAATTTGGTTAAACTCAAGGTGAGAAAGTGTGTGAAAGTTACTGGTGAAGCTGCGGGGTGGCTGCGATTAAAGAGGAGTTCTTTGGCGATTAATTTCGATCACAGTCAAGTGGAAGCAATGGATGGAAGTGGTAGTGATGTTGGAGTTCAAGAAACTACCATGGCTTTTCTGCAAAATGACACTGAAGTAACCCTTATCGATGAGCCTTcaagcagcagcaacaacaataatcgATTGTCTATGTTCAGGACCAAGTTTGGATTTTTGGTTGGTAGGAATTTTGTGCCGTGTGCGTTCAGAAGGTGGGCAAACGTCGATGATACTATTGATGATAGCAGCTTTTCATGA